ACAgagatttttatgattttttcagttTTACACACGTCCTTCACACTAATAATTGTCACGGGTCTTGCATTCCGACGGTCAAAATAAGTCAATCAACGGTCAGGGTATTTGGCATCATATAAAAGGTCAATTGACAGTTTTCTAATGGTCTTCGGCCAGTCTACGATCCTATCGCATCAACTGCATCTTTCAcgacccaaaccctaattagctaaTAAACTTACGATCCTTTTACAAAATAActatttttctatctcaagcttgttgtcaatgttagatgatcaaaactatatcttgatttctagtctattatgtcaagtctcggattaggttaGAATTTGATAGTTGAGTAAccatcgaagactgaagatcgacgaagacatttggaaaacttttgtatcagatatgtgaagactgaaccattctattttactcactatcttacaaTTCTGTTTATTGAGATCAGGGGACTAATAATGATGTAACTAAGTTATAAAGTGAGTCAGTTGTAGTTGTTTGGGTGTTAATTAGATAGTTTGGCTGTATTTTGTCTCATACTCTCAAAGAGTGAACAAGAAACTTTATCATCTTCCCATATCATTTCTCTACAAGAGACCTAACATGTTGTACGTTATTAAAAAGAACGTGGTTCTCTCATTATAAATTTGGATATTCTCTCACCTGTGTAAACCCAAATTAAATCACCACCGCCGACGCCTTTTCCTCTGTTCAGATCGGCTCTGTTTGGAGCAGGTCTGAGCAGATCTCTTCTGTCCTTTTGTTTCTTAGTTTACTTTTTAATTTCTGTGATAGTTTGTAATATTTTACTAGTTTTTACACCTTGTTTTTTAAGTTTCAGTCTTGCTCTTGTTCCTCATCTGGTTTTTGGCTTTTCCAGCTATTACGATGGGGTTTTAGCAAGTTCATGTGTATCTTTATGTTGTGGTAGCGATGTTAAAATAAATGTGATTTGCAGCGACCGGATCTATCACGGCAATTTTCTCCGGCAAGTGAAATATTTTGAAGAAACTCAAGATCCAGATCCGTCAAAGGAAGTAGTCTGTGTTGTAACTGGTAACGATTATCTCTGGTGGGTGCGTGATTTCTCTGTAAAATGAGAGCTCAGTCTTGCTGCTAGGGTTATTGAATCTCTGTCAAGTGTGGATCTAATTATTGTTAGTGCTTGTGTGCTTTTAATCCTTCCTGTAGTGCTGTTAATATGGGTTGTTGGTTTGAATCTGAAATTTGTATGGCTCAAGAAAGATGACGATCTTTTTCGGAAAAATTGGTACCCCAAGTTTGATATCCTCTTTTGCGGCGAGTTGTGGAAGATGGAGCTCAACTTTGGCCTTCAGCAATATATCCTCTTGGAGGAAAAAATTATCAGATCGCTTAAAAAATTTTCCTACCGAGTTGTGGATCATGTTTCACCGATCCAAACTCACCCGTACGTATGCGGGGTGTTACTATTACCGTTAGTTTTAGGGTTACTGTTCGATAACCCAGACTATATTAACGGATTCAGGTTAAGGGATTCTGGCTGCGAGAGATTCTGATTCAATGGGATTCTGGTTACTACAAGATTCTGGTACCGTTTGGAAATCACTTTGTGTCTTATGTGTATGTTCTGTTTTGTTTTGTAACTTGAGGCGTAGTCctgtttatttattaaaaaagaaaaaaattatcatATCCCAATTTCATGGAATGGAAGCATCCTCAGTCACAGAACATGGAATGGAAGCAAGGCAACCTCCCATAAGAATATCGCAATATTATCCAGAGCGGCTCTAAACTCCTCTGTTATCTCATTGTGGACCTACACGCACATGGACACACATATTTTAAGTGTTGGATAAAGTAATGTCTGCTCATCCAGCCATCAATTTATTTTACTATTTTGACTATCTTCTGCTGTGATCCGATTCTCCGGCGATGGGATCCGAAATCAGTAATTTTAAAATATTTTCGAGAGGCATTTTGTTTAATTGTTCTTCCAAGTTTCAACTACATCAACTTGACCAAGGGTAGGACTGTAATTTAAATACAAGAAGTCGACAAGGTGTCATTTGGGCGAGAGGAGACTCCCGTATGTCCATTTTATGATTGTGTCTATACCCACAATTTTTTCCATTTATGCATTTACCTCATCAGTcattagtctatatatatatatggctgATTGTCGTTTCAAAAAAAGCAATCTCTCTTGTCTCTCTGCTCTCTTCAAACCATGGCTGTTCTTAGTAACTTGTCCATGGCTACTATATCATCATGCCTTACTTTCTACTCGTTGAGCATAATTTTTCTGTTAACATGTCTAGTCTCTAGTAGCTTTGGTGAGCTTCAGAGATTTGAGCATCCAATAAAGGAAGGTGGTTCACTTAATTTTTTGGTGGTTGGCGACTGGGGAAGAAAAGGTTTATATAACCAGTCTCATGTTGCACATCAGGTAATCATAATTCATTGCAGGatttttttattctttattttttttgaagagcCTTATCGAGATCACATACTAACCAACCTAGCTAGATGATGAGAATACTATAATCACACTTAAACGTTTTGATGAATCAAAGAGCATATATGAAGATCGCCATATGTGTAATTCAGTTAAGAAacttattgttttttctttttctttcttcttttctttcaaacattttccatcttttgtttaCGCACAAATCGAtctaaatacacaaaattggttaaaaaggtcaaaatcaacaatttctgggtgaaatggacagttagattttgatactgtttaaatggacaaaaatgtaaaaataggtaggatgtaaccagtttcattgtgcccattttcaaatattttttcttatttttaatttacacaggatgtattcagtttcatccttgttattttttaaatttaagcaaggatgaaaccatctttattattttttttttgaccatttcactcaaactattttttactcgtccatttgaaccgtgatttaaaaatatttggacaaatgacccattttccaatCTAAATACACAACACAATTTGAATTTTCGCACTACTTTCCCATTTCTTTTGCTTTTggagttctttttctttttaagtgaTAAATGAACTCTGATCCCACTTCCttgaaaacatcttgtttttcttGAACGTCACACGCCTGATTGATACCGTCGGCGCCTCGCTTGGTAAGCAACATAGTAAGCATGGCGGTATCTTCTCAGTGCATACTGAGAATATCCTTTATCGCTTGTTTCTAAGACCGAGTTTCAAATACGTTGTTAAAGCGGTTATGTCATTAGATTAGACTGGTCCTTGAAAAATTCTTCTTTACAGGCCTCAGCCTTTTAAATCAAGTAATGTCAACACCACACCTAGGGATTACTATTACACCCCCACCAGGCAACTCTAGAAAAACATGCTAATTTGTGATAAGGAATAGGAACTTATGAAGTAACCAACAGATATCCATATTTGTGGGACCCACGTCAGACCAATCATGTAAGGGTTCTGTTGGCCGAATCCAACACGACACACATGGATGGATTATGATGAAGTGATGTTGATTGGTGGATGCTCACTGGAACGTGGTAGGGTTTTCTGTGTCGCATATTCTATCCTCATCAGCAGCATATTCATAAATAGAAGTTGGGTCTTCTCAGCTTTACGAGTTTACTTGTATTCTTTCTTGTTGTTTAGCAGTTTTAGGTGCATATCATTGTCATGTTACGGATACATCAGATCAGATGAAAAGCTCCCGTGAGAAAACAAAGTACACCCTGTTTAGTTTACACGTCTACGACAAGATCTTTTAAGTTTCCAGCCACGTAATATTTTATAGAAAGAGTCAATCAGGCCTAAATTAATTTTTCATAGCTGCTGGACGACGTCTAAAATGACTAATTCAAACAGAGAAAACTCCAATTAGATCACGATGACAGTAGTAGTTTACTGAGGGAGTTGAACATTTGATTTCGGATAATACCACAGtaaaaagaatttttttgaaatatatcgGAACTACCGTAAATTTTATAAATCACAACATTTAGAAAATTGACATATTATCGAAGTAGCATTTATGCATCAGATAAGAGCCGATCATGTAAAATccaagtttgtttatttttgccACACTTAGACCAAAACGTTGTACTTTGTAACTAGCATGAATAGGAGTTGTCAAGTTTATCGATTGATAAATTTTGCTTTGATTAAATTATAGATGGGGAAGATAGGAGAAAAGCTAGACATAGAATTTGTGATTTCTACTGGTGATAACTTCTACGACAACGGACTCACGAGTCCAAATGATCCTCTATTTGAAGAATCTTTTATGAACATCTATACAGCTCCAAGCTTGCAAAAGAAGTGGTATAATGGTACGTAATTATCTTTCCATAACTAATAAACATGAACAtcgaataaaaagaaaaaggtaaTTTGTTTCCTAATGTTTGAATATTATTGCAGTGTTGGGAAATCATGATTACAGAGGTAACGTGGAAGCACAACTATCACCAATACTTCAACAACTTGATAGCAGATGGGTTTGCTTAAGATCATATGTGCTTGACGCAGGTAAAACTCAATTTTCATGGAAGTTTTAAAGAGTATCTTAATTAGCATTAGTATCACATTATAATTTTCTTTTACATCTGTCGGTAATATGTTAGATATTGTGGACTTTTTCTTTGTCGACACAACACCATTTGTGGACAAGTACTTCACAGAACCTGGAGAACATACATATGACTGGAGTGCCACATCACCACGAAAGAGCTACATCGCAAAACATCTACAGGTACAAAAGCttagaaaatcttatttttctttaatgCTTCTTGAAAAGTTTTAATTTGAGAATTCTTTCTTTAATCTTACTGTGATTAGGAAGTACAAACTGCCCTCAAAGAATCAAATGCAAAGTGGAAAATAGTAGTTGCTCATCATCCAATTAGAACTGCTGGACACCATCGTGACACCGAAGAACTTATCGAACAACTACTTCCAATCCTcgaggtaataaaattaataCTCCCACTGTTTTTTCCAATGTATCACTTTTTCAGAAACAAAAGtagtatttatttttcttcttatataTATCAACTGAATTATCATCTAATTTCATAATGACATTTTCTTTGTGTAGGAAAACAATGTAGATCTTTACATTAATGGACATGATCATTGCTTGCAACACATCACTGGTACTAAAAGGCAAGTGAAACATACGTATACGATGAGCAACCTTAAGTGTAAGCTAAGTGTAATAAGCAAAACTGATGAGATTTGTATACATTGATGCAGGAATGGGAAAATGGAATTCGTAACAAGTGGAGGAGGTTCAAAAGCGTGGAATGGTGATGTTCAGAAAGAAAAAGAGGGTTTGGAATTCTATCATGATGGGCAAGGTTTTGTATCCATTGAACTCACACCAATTGTGGCTAAGATTGTATATTATGATGTTACTGGACACGTAATATACCAATTCAGTATGTACAAGGAACAACAACTCCACTCATTCACTTAAGTTGAAAACAGATGCGAGTGTACCTAGCACATTGTTAAAGGAACCTTCCTATTGTACTATATTTTGTAATATTGTGCCGGACGCTTACTTAAGCTTCGATTATTGGTCatggaaaattaataaaaataaactatggatgcttttttttcttaaaatcttGGAAGTGCTCTTCGATCGGGCGATATTGAGTCGACCCGTTTTCTCTCTGATTCCTTAATTTCATCAAGCTCAATCCCTGCATGTCTCTGATTTTCTCTTAAAAATTCATCAATCAATTTCGTCTCTTGTTTAATCTTCTCATAAAACCCTTCTTCACCTTTCTTCTTTTCTCAATCTAGCCAT
Above is a genomic segment from Papaver somniferum cultivar HN1 chromosome 10, ASM357369v1, whole genome shotgun sequence containing:
- the LOC113318581 gene encoding purple acid phosphatase 7-like, whose translation is MAVLSNLSMATISSCLTFYSLSIIFLLTCLVSSSFGELQRFEHPIKEGGSLNFLVVGDWGRKGLYNQSHVAHQMGKIGEKLDIEFVISTGDNFYDNGLTSPNDPLFEESFMNIYTAPSLQKKWYNVLGNHDYRGNVEAQLSPILQQLDSRWVCLRSYVLDADIVDFFFVDTTPFVDKYFTEPGEHTYDWSATSPRKSYIAKHLQEVQTALKESNAKWKIVVAHHPIRTAGHHRDTEELIEQLLPILEENNVDLYINGHDHCLQHITGTKRNGKMEFVTSGGGSKAWNGDVQKEKEGLEFYHDGQGFVSIELTPIVAKIVYYDVTGHVIYQFSMYKEQQLHSFT